ACATCTGCCCAGATGCCAGCAACTTGGCGTTCCAGGTAGGTAGACGGCCCTTTAAAGGCTGTTTCTGCAGCTTTTGGTTGGGATCGAGCAAGCTCTTGAATGGAGGCTAAATCCACTTTTCCATTGGGCAGTAAAGGAAATTCTTCCAATTGCAGCAAAAGGTCTGGGACCATAAATCGAGGAAGCTTTTCACGTAAAAAGCTGATCAATTCCCCTTCTTCCAACTTTTGGCCCGAAGTATACGCCAACATAAGTTGAGGATCCTTTTCATTGCTGACTAAAGCCACTGCCATTTGAACCTGTGGGAATTGCAGCGCCAATTCCTGTATTTCAGCCAACTCGATTCGATGACCCCGAATTTTTACCTGATTATCCTTTCTTCCCAGGTATTCTATCAAGCCGTCTTTCTGAATGCGAACAAGGTCTCCGGTTTTATAAATCCTATCCCAAACCTCTGAATAAGGGTTTTTTAGGAATTTTTCATCGGTTTCACTTTTTGACAAATAGCCTTTTGTCAACCCTGCCCCAGCAATGCAAAGTTCACCCGAAATCCCTACAGGACTTAACTCCTGTTGCTCATCTAGCACATATGCCAAGGCATTGGAAGTTGCCAGACCAATGGGCACTTTATGAAATGACTCACCGGCTTTTAGCTCTTGAACAGTACACCAAACCGTTCCTTCAGTAGGCCCATATTCATTAAAAAGCCTTGTTTTTGGCTGTTTTTCAAAATGTGATGGAATCAATTCATTGGGGAACTCCTCTCCTGCCAAAATCACCGTTTTAAGGGAATCCCATGAATTTTCACTCCCTTGAATCAATGCCTGATACAGAGAAGGCAGCATCAGGGTATGACTGATTTTCTCTCTACTTATAATAGAGTCAAGAGCTGAGGTATCCAAGGATTCATTTGCCTGAGAAATGACCAATTTTCCTCCAGTACACAGTGCCCAAAAAATCCCCGCAACAGAGCTATCAAATGAAAAGGAGGACAACAATAAAAAGGCCTCTGGAGACTCTTGATAATATGCTTTTCTAGCCGCAACAGAGGAATATAAATTTTGATGATTTACATAAACTCCTTTGGGTTTTTTCGTACTTCCAGAAGTGAAAATGAGATATGCTTTATGATCGAATGAATATTCCTTAAAAATTTGATTTTCAATTATTTGATTATAATCAAATGAATCTATTTCTAATGTTTTTACAAATTCTTTAATGGAAGTTTTGGAAGTCAGTAAGCCTCTATGGGAAAGCACATATTCCGCTCCTGATTCCTGTAAATATTGAAGAATTCTTTGATCTGGATATTCAGGATCCAAAGGCAAATAAGCGCCTCCAATTCTCATAATTGCTAGTAGAGAAACAAGGAAATCAACGGACCTTTCCATATAGATACCGATTGGTAACTCAGGGTCCACATGAAGCTTTTCTAGTTCCTTAGAAATGATCGTACTTCGATGGTCCAATTCCCCATAACTCAAGCGCTCTGCACCACAAACCACCGCAATTTGGTCTCTTTTACTCTGCAGGTTTTCAAGAATCTCTGTTAAAACCGTTCCCTCATTTTCGGGATGAAAATCCGGGCTTAACCCTGAAGTCAAAAAGCTTCTCTCCTCTTCTGAGATCAGAGAATACGAATTGATAGGCAAATCAGGATGATCACAAATCTCTTTGAGGAGGCTTGCAAAATGTTTATTCATGCGCTCCGCAAAGATGGAGGAGAACAAATCTTGGCTAAATTCTATCCCGATCTGATAAACTCCCTCTTTTAGCCCAAAATGATGTAATGTCAAGTCAAACTTGGATACATCTAAATCCAGAACTTCAAAATCAACAGGAATACCAAGATCCCGGAATGGGTTTTCCCCGCTTGAATGCCCTACAAACATCGCTTGAAAGATCGGATTATAGCTTTGATCTTTCATCTCTTTAGAAGCCATCACAAGTTCTTCATAGCTTGGCTTCTCTGAGGAAATAGCTTTTAAAACATCGTTTTTTATCTCCTTTAGCAGTTCGGGAAATGACTTTTGTTCATCCAAACTAGCCCCTATAACCTGAGTATCCACAAAATAGCCAACCATGGACTTAAACTCCTCCTTTTCTCGATAAAGAACAGGAATGCCCACGTTCACATCCTTACTTTTCCCATATCGGCCAAGTAAAACCTGGAAAGCGGCAAGAAATATATTGAAATCAGTGGTTTGGAATTTTTTCAGTAGACCTCCAATTTTTGGCGTAAGATCTTTTGGGAGCGAAAATCGAAGCAACTTACCCTGGTAACTGGGCGTAGCGGGCCTCGAATAATCCAATGGAAGGTCCAAAAAAGAGTCCATTAAATCCTGAGAAGGATGGATTGGAGCACTATCCTTTGGCTGTTCCTTTTGCCAATGAGTATAATCCGAATATTGTAAATCAGCCTTGTTTAACTCTAATTTTTGACTTTCCTCTTTGCCATTTAATTCCTTATAAAAAGCAGCAAAATCAGACCTCAAAATCCCTATAGACCAGGCATCTATAATAATATGATGAAAAGTTATGCCAATGGAATATCCCCCATTTTCCAATAGAAAAACTCCTATCCGAATTAAAGGGTCGGACTCCAGTCTAAAGGCTTTGCTGGCTAATTCCTTTTGTTTTTGTCTAGCTTCCTCTTCACTAACCTTTTGATCGTAGACCTGAAGGCTGAAACTATCCTTATCCCGGAAAACCATTACGGCTTCTTCCTCAAGGATAATGTAATTGCTGGCTAAAACACGGTGTTTATCAACTAAGTGGTCTAAGGCTTGGGTAAAAGTCTCCAAATGGAAAGCCCCTTCCTGAAATTTCCAGATTTCAAAGTAATTATATACTGGGCTTTCAGGATTTTTTTGGTAAACAAACCAAAGACGTTGCTGGGCAATCGATAAAGGATAATAGGAAGCCTGAGGAGCTTTTGGAATTTGCTCCTTGACTTGTTCATCAGCATCTTGATCGGCTTCATTAAAATTAAGCCACTGATCCAGAAGATCATCTGAATTTTCTTCCATAGTCTAAGCTACTAAAGGATTCCTTTTTCAAGCAACCAAGTATGAAGTTTCAAATCATATCCAAAAGCCCTTTCAATAATCCAATAAGTAGAAATTAACATCAACAAAATGGAGAATCCGACCAAGATGATGTTATATATTTTTAATCGACTTAAAAGGAAAAGGATTGGAAATGCAACAATGATGATTGCCAATTGACCGATTTCAACTCCAAAATTAAAGCCTACCAAAGAATACACGAGGTACTCCCCTCCTCTTGATTGCTCCGCTAAAACTGAGGCAAAACCAAAACCATGGAATAGTCCGAACACCAAAATAATTAGCCATTCGCGTTTATTGAGAAAAGGGACAATGTTATGGAAAGCTGCCATTGCAATAGATATAGCGATAATGGACTCAACTAGTCTAGAAGGCAAATTAATCACTTCTAATGCTGCCAAACTTAAGGTGACCGAGTGTGCCAATGTAAATATCGTAATGATCTTAACTACAGATAGAAAGGCGGCTTTAAAGCTAGATTCCGGAACGAAGTCCGTGTATTTTATTCCTAACCATCTCTTTTTTGGGTCATTCTTTGATCGGTAAATAATCACAGAAGGGATCAATAAGGCGATTAAAAACAAGATATGATCCAGACCAATCCAAATATGATAGATACCCGATTTGACCATGGCCATAAAACCTGTAAAGACAGATCCTTCTTCGATATTCAGGGTCTGAATAGGGTTAGATGTTCCATAAATCAAAGATGGAAGCGATTCATTAGCCAATACACCGGTTTTCCAATTCCGCTCTATATGCAGTAGAGACTCATGGTTATTACCTAGTTCGTTGACGAAAATCTGATCATAGATCTCTAATTCAGATGGAACTGGTTGCATATTGCTCATGGTAAAATTGAACAATAGAAAATCATCATCCTTTAAAGTAAGAAGATCTATGGTCTCGAAACTCAAAGCATGTTCGCCCAGATTTGAGCTAAATTTCAGATTTTTAACAATGTAGGAGACAATCGCTTGAACTTCCCGACTATTGGGTTCAGGGATTTCTCCCTGCGAAAAGGAATACCCCAGGACTTTTTCAATGTCACTCTTTTTCAACTCCACCCTACAATCCATTTCTCCCTCATAGATACTTAGGTATACATAGTTTTGATTGGGTTTGTGAGCGGATGCTTGGAATATTGAGAAGATGAAAAAAGCTAAGAATAAAAAACTAGCACGGTATATTTTGGTTCCATTCATAAGGTTGGGGTGAGTTTTTTTAACAAATTACATAACAATAACATGCTATCTATGTTTGAAGTATTGACTAAAAAAGTGAATCGGCAAGTCAATTCATAATTTTAACCCACTATTTACCTAAAGCATAAATGAATAAAAGTAAAGAAACGATCCTCATTGACAGTGACGCTATAATTCAGATTATCAGGAAAGTAGGGTTGAATAAAGTGATGGATGACTTAATTTTTAATCTGGAAGATTCATTAAAAAATTATTCAGAAAAAGAAACAGAAGTTCCTGTTCGATCTGGATTTAATTATAAAAAACCTTTTTTGGGATTGGTAGAATGGATGCCTGTGATGAAAAAAGGAGAAGAAATTATTATTAAAGTGGTGGGGTATCATCCTGAAAATCCCAAAAGATTCAAGCTTCCCACCATTCTTTCTACCATTTCATCATACGATGCTCACACTGGACATTTAAATTACCTCGTGGATGGAGTTTTGCTTACCGCGATTAGGACGGGAGCTTCCAGTGCTGTTGCCAGTAAAATGATGGCTAATAAGAATTCTAAAACCTTGGGGATCATTGGATGTGGAGCACAATCCATTACACAGATACATGCGATATCCCGATTATTTCCATTAGAAGAGATTTTGATTTATGATACCGATGAAGCCTCCATGAATAGTTTGGCAGAGCGGATCTCCCCTATCGATTTGGGAATTTCACCTAAGATCTCAAGTATTTCAGAAATCATGGAGAAAGCTGACATTTTGAGCACAGCTACTTCTATAGAACCAGAAAAAGGCCCTCTCTTCGATAGATTAAATTCAAAAACTCATTTACATATTAATGCTGTGGGAGCTGATTTCCCTGGAAAATTTGAACTCCCAAAGTCTCTACTCCAAAAAGCCCATGTTTGTCCTGATTTTCTGGAGCAAGCGGTAGTAGAAGGTGAATGTCAGCAATTAGAACCCACAGACATCGGTCCTTCCTGGATTGATTTGATTCATGATGAGCAACTGATGAGCAAGTACCAATCAAGTTTGAGTGTATTTGATTCTACAGGTTGGGCTCTGGAAGATCAAGTGGTTGCAAGCTTATTTGCAAAATATGCTGAGGAATTAAACCTAGGGACTAAAATGAACATAGAGTCCTATTCCACTGATGAAAAAAATCCATACGGGATGATCCATCAATTAATAGCTGATTCTCAATAAGAAAATATTTTAAGATTTTTTCAAACAAAAAAGCCTTCTGAGAAGTAAGGTTTCATGATAAAATTAAAATTTAAGTAATCTAGTTTTCTAGACCCCAACTAAATAACCATGGTCAAAAAATTACTCTCTACTTTTTTTATAACACTCCTTTTTTCCAGCTATATACAGGCTCAAGCTTTAAAAGGTAGAATTTTGGATACTTCAGGTTCCCCTATCATTGGTGCCTATATTATTCATACGACTTCAGAGCATCATGCTCATACGAATGAATCTGGGTACTTTGTTTTACCAGAAGTAACCAAAGGAGACTCGCTTCAAATCAGCCATGTCGGTTATGAAACTCAAGCTTATATAGTAGATAATCTTTCAAAAGAAGTTACCATTCGATTAAAAGAATCTGCCATTGAACTTGGAGAGGTCATCTTTAGCCAAGATGTGAACCCAGTGAGTACACTTTCAAGAATTGACCTTAAAACCAATCCAGTAAATACTTCTCAGGATATTTTAAGAAAAGTACCTGGGCTTTTTATAGGCCAACATGCAGGAGGTGGTAAAGCTGAACAGATTTTCTTAAGAGGTTTTGATATTGATCACGGTACAGATATCAATATTTCCGTAGATGGGATGCCTGTCAATATGGTATCGCACGCTCATGGTCAGGGTTACTCTGATTTACACTTTATTATCCCTGAGACAGTTGAGAGAATAGATTTTGACAAAGGTCCTTACAATGCTGACAAGGGTAATTTTGCCACAGCAGGATATGTGAATTTCCAGACTAAAAGAGGTTTGGATAAAAGTTCGGTTTCTGTGCAGGGAGGTAGCTTTAACAGTATAAGAACGGTAGGTCTTTTTAACCTAGTAAACAAAGTAAATAACAATGCTTATATCGCTGCCGAATATTTATCCAGCGATGGCCCATTTGAATCCAGTCAGAATTTCAACAGATTAAATTTGATGGGTCGATATGGTGTCACCTTTGATGACGGAAGTGATTTTAGCTTAATCGCTTCACATTTTACAAGTAAATGGGATGCCTCAGGGCAAATCCCCGTTCGAGCGGTAGAAAGTGGTCAAATCACGAATTTTGGTGCCTTAGATGATACCGAAGGTGGTTATACAAGTAGAAGTAATATTGCTTTGAATCATTCCAAAATGATCAATGATAGACTCTTCATTAAGAACAATGCCTATTTCTCCAAGTATGATTTTGAACTGTTTTCAAACTTCACCTTTTTCTTAGAAGACTCCGTCAATGGGGATCAAATCAGACAAAGGGAAGATCGTGCCTTATTTGGCCTGGAGAGTCAATTAACCTACAGCAATACCTTTAGTGGTGGAGATTATGCTTTGCAGTTTGGCGTTGGATTAAGATCAGATGACAGCAGAGGAAATGAACTCGCCGGGACTAAAAACAGAGATAGCGTTCGCTTTGTAACCCAAAGAGGAGATATTACCGAGGCGAATTATTACAGTTATGTAAATTTTGACTTATTTATAAATAAATGGAGAATTAATCCAGGCTTGAGAGTGGATTACTTTAACTTCCTTTATCAAGATGATTTGACTCCAGAATATGATCCAAAATCTCTAAATGCAGCTGTATTAAGTCCAAAGTTGAACTTTATTTACACTGCAAATGAGAAGGTTCAGCTCTTCTTGAAATCAGGAATTGGATTTCACTCCAATGATACTAGAGTGGTCTTAGAGAGACCAAATAATGAATCCATCCTTCCAAGAGGTTTTGGAGTTGATGTGGGTGGTAATTTTAAACTGATGCCGAGATTGATTGTAAACACTGCGCTTTGGTATCTAAGACTAGAGCAAGAGTTTGTTTATGTGGGAGATGCTGGTATTGTGGAGCCAAGTGGAAAAACCGGCAGAAGAGGTGTAGATTTAGGTTTGCGTTGGCAGGCAAGCAACTGGTTGTATTTTGATGGTGACTTCACTTATTCTTATGCCAGAAGCTTAGAAGATCCAGAAGGAAATAACTTTATTCCTTTGGCACCTAGAATCACTACTACTGGAGGATTAAGTTTAGAAAAAGACGGTTTTGCCGGTGCACTTAGAGCAAGGTATTTACAAGATCGACCAGCCAATGAAGACAATAGCGTAATTGCTGAAGGGTACACAGTTGTGGATTTAAATGCCAGTTATACATTTAATGCCATCACTGTTGGATTCTTTATTGAAAACTTATTGGATACGGATTGGAAAGAAACCCAATTTGATACAGAGTCAAGAATCCGATTGGCAGATGGAAGTCTTGAACCAAGTCCTGTAAGTGAAATTCATTTCACTCCTGGAACACCCTTCAACTTCAGAGGTTTTGTGAAGTTCACGTTTTAATAAAATGAATTTTAGCTGGAGCAAGGAACAATTAGAATTAAAGAAGAAAGCCATTGAGTTTTCTGAAACTCATCTAAATCAGGATGTTTCCGAGAAAGATCGTGGTAATATTTTCCCTTTAGAAGAATGGAAAAAATGTGCTGAATTTGGGGTTTTAGGTTGGCCTTTTAGCAAGTCTTATGGAGGAAGTGGTTTTGATCCGCTGACTACCGTGCTCATGCTAGAAGGTTTAGGCTATGGATGTAAAGACAATGGCCTCCCCTTTTCGCTCAACTCTCAATTGTGGAGCACACAAATGGCTATCAATGCTTTTGGAACTGAAGATCAGAAGAATAAGTATCTCAAAAAACTAATATCAGGTACCATTGGAGCCTTTGGAATAACTGAAGAAGGCTCAGGTTCCGACACTTATGCTTTGGAGATGACAGCTGATAAAGTGGAAGGCGGCTATATTTTAACTGGGGAAAAGCATTACATCACCCTCGCTCCCATTTGCGAAATAGCAGTTGTCTTTGCCACTACTAATGCCAAATTGGGCAAATGGGGTATTACAGCATTTATTGTTGATAATACCATGGAGGGCTTTACAGTAAGCGAGGTCCGCGACAAAGTTGGAATGCGAACCACTCCCATGGGCAACCTCTATTTCAAAAACTGCTTTGTTCCCGATGAAAATAGATTGGGCAGAGAGGGTTCAGGTTTGAGTTTGTTTAGCTCTGCCATGGAATCCGAACGAGGATACATCTTTGCCAGTCAAATTGGGAGAATGGAAAAGCAATTGGAACTGTCCATTGATTATGCAAATAATCGGCAGTCATTTGGTCAAAGTATTGGCAAAAACCAATCTATATCCAACCGTATAGCCAACATGAGGCTTCGACTGGAAACTTCAAAAATGCATTTGTATAAGGTGGCTTATCTTGACCATAGTGATTTACCCTTAATGAAGGAAGCAGCGATGGCTAAATTATATATTAGTGAAGCTTTTGTGGAATCCAGCTTGGATTTTATCCGGATTTTTGGAGCCAAAGGGGTGGTTACAGAATATGAAGTAGAGCGAGATTTACGTGATGGCTTGGGTGGATTAATCTATTCTGGCACATCCGATATCCAAAGAAATATCATCGCCAAACTGGATGGGTTATTATGAATTCAAAAACTCAAATACTGAGCGAACTCCTATCTGCCGGTGCAAAAGCAAGTCCGGAGAAGATTGCTTTTAAGTGTGCTGAAGGGCAAATTACTTATCAGGAGTTAGATCAGAAGAGTAATCAACTTGCCAATTGGCTTGTTTCCCAAAATGTTAAACAGGGGGAACGAATAGGCATTTTGATAGAGAAAAACATAGTTACTTCCTTTGCCATTTATGGTGTGTTAAAAGCAGGTGCCGTATTGGTGGCTTTAGATCCCAGTCAACCTGCGGAGAAACTCGACGCCATTATTCAAGATTGTGGCATAAAGGTGTTACTCACCATTCCAACACATCAGAGAAAAGTTGATCAAATGGCAACTGATGAGTTAATCATTTTAGGTTCTCAATCAGGGATCAATTGGAATACTGTTTTTCAAGAGGCAGATGACTCCCCATTAGATTTAGATATCAAACCTTCGGATCTGGCTTATATTTTATATACTTCAGGCTCTACAGGTGAACCCAAAGGGATCGTTCATACCCACGCAAGCGGGATGGCTTATGCAAGACAATCAGCCTTGCTCTATGAAGTTACTCCTGATGATGTGATTGGAAATGTGGCCTCCTTGCATTTTGATCAAAGCACATTTGGCTATTTCTCCGCGATTTATGCAGGTTGTACCACTTATGTTTTTGGCACCAGTGAACTGATCATGCTGGGAAGTTTTTGCGAAGCAATAAAAGCAAATGAAATCAGCATTTTATACTCAGTCCCTTCTCTTTTCATCTCATTGATTCAAGGAAATTTCGATCTTGATTTCCCTAAGCTCAGATGGATCAAATATGGAGGCGAAGTCTTTCCTTCTGGAAAGTTAAATGAGTTAATCAAGAAAATACCAAGCGCTAAAATTTCCAATGTATATGGTCCTGCAGAAGTAAATCAGTGTACTTATTACACGATTACTGAGCCAGTCAACCCAGAAAAAGAAATACCCATCGGTCAGGTTTGGAGCAATACAAACTATTTGATTCTAGACTCTGAAAACCAGCATGTAAACCCAGGAGAACAGGGCGAGTTATTAGTACACTCTTCCACTATGATGTCAGGCTATTGGAATAATGATTTTCTTAACGAAAAAGCATTTTTCTATGATATTCAAGAAGGAAAGGAAACCAAGTATTATAGGACTGGAGATTATGTCTATTTAAATGAGGACGATGAATTGGTTTTTGTAGGTAGAATGGATCGACAAGTGAAGATTAGTGGACATAGAGTAGAAATGGGGGCAATCGAGCAAGTGATACTTAGGCTTCCAGAGGTAAAAAACGTAGCTGTTTTTACCTGCCAGCCTAATGGAACAAGAGAGCTTTGCGCAGCAATAGTCCCTAAAAATAGTACCTTGGATATGGATGAAATAAGAAAGAAGCTTTTGAATTTATTACCCAAAACGAGCATTCCGAGAAATTTCTTCGAAGTTCAATCTCTGCCACATTCAGTGAATGGAAAAGTACACTATCTTAAGCTCGAGAAGCAGTTTTCTAATTAATTATAAGGAAAATCTATTATGCTAAATAAGGATCAAATCGATGCGTATCAAGAGCAAGGCTATTTACATCTAACTAGTTGGTTACAAGGTGATGCATTGGTTCAGATCAAGGAAGCGATTGAAAAAATAGAAAAACTGGATGGTCCAGAGTTTTTTCGGGAAAAGAATTCACAGAAAATCAGGACAGTTTTTGCTCCTGAAAAATTTGATGCCTCAATTCTTGAGTTGCTTGAAAAATCCTCTTTGCCTATCCTAATTAGTCAATTGCTAAATACTGAATTTTACCTTTTCCAATCCAAACTAAATACAAAGAGTAGCTTGGAGTCTGGGGTTTGGAGCTGGCATCAGGATTTTAAGTTCTGGAAAGAAGATGGGATGATTGCTCCCAATGCCTTAACTGTTGCAATTTTATTGTCGGATGTGGAGGTAGCAAATGGTCCTGTTTTGGCGATCCCCTCTTCCCACAAGGAAGGTGAAGTTGAATCTTACCTGAATAATCCGGATGGAGTGCATGATGAGAACTTGAAATACATGATCACCCAAAGTACCTTGGCCAAAATGGTAAAAAAACATAGTCCAATTATACCTTTTACTGGAAAAGCGGGCGATGTTCACATCTTCCATTGTAATCTATTGCATAGCTCTTACCAAAATATGGGTGTGGAAGACAGAAAACTCCTGATGTTTACTTTCAACCCAACAGATAATATTAAAGAAGTCACTGAGCCGCGACCTGATTATATGGTCAAAAGAAACCGAACCGCATTAAATCCAAATTAATGGTTGAAGAAATTACCAATTATATCAATAAGGAAATAAATATCCTTGTCACCCAAGAGGAGGAATTACTTAGCAGTGGATTGATAGATAGTATCACTATTATGAAGCTTATTGCTCACCTAGAGGAAGCATATGAAATAAAAGTACCGCCTCAAGATATGGTCATTGAAAATTTCAATTCAGTATCCTCCATATCAGAATATATTGCTCAACAGCAGAATAAATAATTCAAGTTTGCAAGCATCAAAAAGCACCATTTCCAGCCTTACTGGGAGTCAACAGAGTATTTGGGCAAGTCATAAAATCGATCCCCACTCCACTTCCAATTACTTACCACATACTTTCAAATTGAGAGGTGAAATTGATATCTATGCTTTTGAGCAAGCTTTCAATAAGCTTATCTCCAATAACGATTCCCTAAGAACAATTTTTCAGGAAAATGAAGAGCTGGAAGTGGAGCAAATTGTGTTGCAGGAAATGGATTTCACCCTGGAATCAATACACGTTTCAGAAACTGAGGTAAATTCTTTTATTGATCATAGAATACTTCAGCCCATAGATCTTCATCAAAGATGTTTTGATTCCACCCTGATAAAGCTCGGTGAAGAGCATTTCATCTGGTACTTAAGCGTACATCATATTTTAGCGGATGCTGCCTCTATAAAAATTCTCTTTGAAGAAATGGCCAAACTCTATCAGGCTGAGTTAAGCCATCAAAAGATTGAATTTGAAAAAAAATCAAGTTTTGAAAAATACAGAGAGTTTGAGTTAGAGAAGCGAAATTCTAAAAACACGCCTTCAGCTGAATACTGGAAGTCCAAAGGTCAAATACCTGATAAAAAATTAGCTCTTTACGGGAATGAAAAATCTTCAAAGTCTAAAGCAAGAAGGGTCAAAATTCCTATTGATAGAGCATTAAAGGATTCATTAGACGAAAAGCTGAATACTGGAGGGTATCGCTCCTTTAACCCAGATCTTACCAAGTTTACGATTTGGTCCACGCTCTTCGCTGCCTTTATTTCCAGAATTTCCGGTGAATCAAATATTCGATTGGGAAGCCCCTTCCCTAACCGAAATCTGAGTGACTTTAAAAATACAACCGGCCTTTTGATAGAAGTGCTACCCTTTGATATTCAGGTAACTAGTGAAGATACTTTTCAGAGTCTATTTGGAAAGGTTAGGCTTGAACTTTTCGATTTTTTTAAAAACGGATACCCAGGCGCTCAAACAATGGAAAATGCCAGAGGAATTCACTTGGTGGTAAATTACATTCCCATTTGTT
Above is a window of Algoriphagus machipongonensis DNA encoding:
- a CDS encoding acyl-CoA dehydrogenase family protein; the protein is MNFSWSKEQLELKKKAIEFSETHLNQDVSEKDRGNIFPLEEWKKCAEFGVLGWPFSKSYGGSGFDPLTTVLMLEGLGYGCKDNGLPFSLNSQLWSTQMAINAFGTEDQKNKYLKKLISGTIGAFGITEEGSGSDTYALEMTADKVEGGYILTGEKHYITLAPICEIAVVFATTNAKLGKWGITAFIVDNTMEGFTVSEVRDKVGMRTTPMGNLYFKNCFVPDENRLGREGSGLSLFSSAMESERGYIFASQIGRMEKQLELSIDYANNRQSFGQSIGKNQSISNRIANMRLRLETSKMHLYKVAYLDHSDLPLMKEAAMAKLYISEAFVESSLDFIRIFGAKGVVTEYEVERDLRDGLGGLIYSGTSDIQRNIIAKLDGLL
- a CDS encoding amino acid adenylation domain-containing protein; the protein is MNSKTQILSELLSAGAKASPEKIAFKCAEGQITYQELDQKSNQLANWLVSQNVKQGERIGILIEKNIVTSFAIYGVLKAGAVLVALDPSQPAEKLDAIIQDCGIKVLLTIPTHQRKVDQMATDELIILGSQSGINWNTVFQEADDSPLDLDIKPSDLAYILYTSGSTGEPKGIVHTHASGMAYARQSALLYEVTPDDVIGNVASLHFDQSTFGYFSAIYAGCTTYVFGTSELIMLGSFCEAIKANEISILYSVPSLFISLIQGNFDLDFPKLRWIKYGGEVFPSGKLNELIKKIPSAKISNVYGPAEVNQCTYYTITEPVNPEKEIPIGQVWSNTNYLILDSENQHVNPGEQGELLVHSSTMMSGYWNNDFLNEKAFFYDIQEGKETKYYRTGDYVYLNEDDELVFVGRMDRQVKISGHRVEMGAIEQVILRLPEVKNVAVFTCQPNGTRELCAAIVPKNSTLDMDEIRKKLLNLLPKTSIPRNFFEVQSLPHSVNGKVHYLKLEKQFSN
- a CDS encoding phytanoyl-CoA dioxygenase family protein, translated to MLNKDQIDAYQEQGYLHLTSWLQGDALVQIKEAIEKIEKLDGPEFFREKNSQKIRTVFAPEKFDASILELLEKSSLPILISQLLNTEFYLFQSKLNTKSSLESGVWSWHQDFKFWKEDGMIAPNALTVAILLSDVEVANGPVLAIPSSHKEGEVESYLNNPDGVHDENLKYMITQSTLAKMVKKHSPIIPFTGKAGDVHIFHCNLLHSSYQNMGVEDRKLLMFTFNPTDNIKEVTEPRPDYMVKRNRTALNPN
- a CDS encoding phosphopantetheine-binding protein → MVEEITNYINKEINILVTQEEELLSSGLIDSITIMKLIAHLEEAYEIKVPPQDMVIENFNSVSSISEYIAQQQNK